AAACGAGCGTTTGACCCGGCGAATATACTTAATCCGGACGTTGTCATTACAGACAATCCAACTATTTATCTTGAAAATCTGAAACTTATGCCTCCGGTTAATGAGCTTATCGACAAATGTATGGAATGTGGATTCTGTGAAACGAACTGTCCATCGCAAAACCTAACAAGTACGCCGCGCCAGCGGATTGCAGTTCAGCGTGAAATTGCCTGTCTGCGAAAATCTGGCGCTGATCCTGAAAAGTTACGGCGCTTAGAACTAGACTATGCGTATTTTTGCGAGAAAACCTGTGCAACGGACGGACTTTGTGAACTGAATTGCCCGCTGTCAATCAATACCGGAAGCTATACCAAATTCATTCGCTCTGCACAGACGACGCCGCGCAGCCGTAAATTTGCCAAATTCATTGCTAAAAACTTTAGCGGTGTAACGACACTGGCAAAATTAGGGCTAGCCGGCGCTCATTTGGCGCATCGGGCTTTAGGCACCTGTATAATGGGCGATATCGCAAAAAGTGCCCGCTCATTGAGCGGCGAACGCCTCCCTAAATGGAATAAGTGGCTGCCCACAGCCGCCGGTATAGCTCAGGAATTGCTGCCTTCCTCCCAAACTGATAAAAAGGTTGTCTATTTCCCAAGCTGCGTCAGCCGTACGATGGGACCGGCAAAAGAGGATCATGATCAGCGTTCGCTTCAGGAAGTGATGCTGTCACTGCTTAATAAGGCAGGCTATACTGTTGTTTTTCCGCCAAAAAGAGACGCTCTGTGCTGCGGAATGCCATTTGAAAGCAAGGGATACTTTGAAACAGCAGATGAACTTAGTGCCGAGCTGGAAAAGATCCTTCTTGAGTGCAGCAATAATGGGGAGTATCCCGTACTGTGCGATACCAGTCCCTGTGTTTATCGAATGAAGAGAGTCATGGATAAGCGGTTAAATATCCTTGACACAGTAGAGTTTATTCATGATTATCTACTTAAAAAATTGGAGGTTTCAAAGTCGCCTGAGACAATTGCAGTGCATGTAACTTGCAGTGCGACTAAAATGGGCCTTGCCGAAAAATTCAAGGCGATTGCGGAGGCCTGCGCTGCAAACGTAATTATGCCTGCTAAAGTCAAATGCTGCGGCTTTGCCGGTGATAAAGGTTTTGAGCTGCCGGAACTCAACGAGTCTGCGCTGGAGCACCTTAAGGAATCGCTACCCTCCGATTGCCGTTGCGGTTATTCAAATAGCCGAACCTGCGAAATTGGTTTAGCCGATCAAAGCGGAATCAGCTATCAGTCGATTGCATATCTTGTTGATCGCTGTGCCAGCGGAAGAAAGTAATACAAGTAACTGCGTGATGCATATTAGACGAGAAAATAGGTAAGGGGAAACAGGCACAAGTGTTATGCTAGTGCCTGTTTTCGGTTATACTAACGAGGCCGATGATACATAGGATAATTAAATGAGACAGGGCGTGAACAATATGGCAGCAATGTCATGTTTTCCGATGTTTGTCCTGGCATGCCTTTTATCGCGGGAAATAATATAAGTCTTACGATATCTAGTACCAACACCGGTGAGATTAGGTCGGCTTTTAATAAGCTGAAAGAGGGTGGAAGCGTAGAGATGGATCTGCAAGAAACATTCTGGAGTAAACTCTACGGTTATTTAGTAGATAAGTGTGGAATCTATTGGCAATTTAGTTACAGACGTGAATGAAATATTCGCTATCTTGCCCGAAGATTGTGTTCCGAATGATGCTGAGGGTTGCAGCAGATGTGAACTAGCTGCTCAACGAAAAAGGATTATCTGGGGTGAAGGGCAACCCGGCGCCCCTATTATGGTGCTCTTAGATAATCCTGGGGCAAGGGAGGACAAAACCGGTGCCTCCTTTGTATGTGGTAGTCGTAAGACATTGCAGAGCCTGGCGCAGCAATCCGGAATTAATCTTGATAGATTGTATATAACATATGTAGTTAAGTGCCGACCGTTGCGATCTTATAATAAAAGACATGCTCGCATGACCTGCATAGAATATTTCTACGAGCAGGTAAAAGATCATAAACCAAAAGTTATTTTATGTCTAGGGAATGTCGCTCTACAAACGTTATTTGACGATGATTCGGCAGAAGTAAAGAAGTTTAGAGGGCAATGGCATCTTTGGAATGGCCTGCCTTTAGCAGTTTCATATCATCCGCTGGCTATTATGCGGCGTCCCAATTTATTTCCCTACGCTATTCTGGACTGGGAAATTGTTGCAAAAAAGATTGGCAATTTATAGTCTTCTATTGACCAAACGGTTGTTTCCAAGCCTAGTTGAGAAAACTAATCCGAAAATGGCTTGTAAATGGTGATTTTAAAATATTTTCTTACTTGCCAGGGCAACATAAAATTGAAAATCTGCATCGAAGGAGAAGCGGACATGAAATATTTTATGCAGCTATTAATGCATTTTCTTTCAAGTTACCGTGATTTCGGCCTGTTGGTTTTTCGGCTTGTCCTTGGTGGAATGTTTATGTGGCATGGCTGGCCCAAAATTATTGGCGGACCGGAGAAATGGTCCGGTCTTGGAAGCGCGATGGCTACTTTCGGGATTGAATTTGCGCCAGCAGCCTGGGGTTTCATGTCTGGCTTTGCCGAGTTTGTCGGAGGAGCATTATTTGCTCTTGGTTTGTTTTACCGGCTTGCTAGCTTGTTGTTGTTTGTTAACATGATGGTGGCCTTTGTTAGTCAGATGGCGGCAGGTAAGGGTTTGGCAAAGGCATCGCAGTCTCTCGAGGCTGGTGTGAGTTTTTTCGCGGCACTATTTGTTGGTCCCGGCAAGTATAGTATTGATTATTACTTGGAATTTGAAAAAGACCCCAAAAGATCCTCCAGGTTTTTGCGTTAAATGGCAACTATAAAGTCTTTCCTGGACGTAAAATAGACATTAGGCAGATTTGCCTAATGTCTATTTTAAAATTAAGTATTAGGAAGATATTTAAAGGTCACTGTTTTCTTTAAATCAGGATGGAGACTATTGTGCGCCGGACATTCCTTAGCAGTAAGTTCGATAATCTTTTTCTCTTTAGCACTGTAATTATTATGCGGGAGGGTGAATTCAGAAATTAACTCAACAATCCGGCGTGGATTGGTTCCCATTACTTTCGTCGTTTGCACCTCGGCCCCATCGATGGAAAAGCCATGGGTCTGAGCTGCTATACCCATAATGGTTAATACACAGGCTCCATATGCAGTAACCATTAGATCGGTAGGAGAAAAAGCTTCCCCTTTCCCATGATTATCGGTCGGAGCATCTGTAATAAGTTTACTGCCTGATTGCAGATGTACCGATTCTGTACGCAATCCGCCAAGATATTTTGTTTGCACAGTCGCCATAAATCATCATCCCTTCATTTATTAATCTACCTGTTTTTATTTAATTCCACAACCGGGTTTGTTTTCCTTCAGTATTAAGAGAGAAGAAAGCTATAAGCAAGAGACATATATAAGGAGTGATACAATGACGAACGGAGCTGTAATTAAAGAAGGCTGGAACTTTGATAATAGTTATGTCCGCTTGCCGAATACATTTTTTACTATTCTCAATCCAACACCAGTGCCCTCGCCAAAATTGGTCTTTTTTAATAAGCCGTTAGCAGCTTCTTTGGGATTGAATATTCAGGCGCTGGAAAGCGACGATGGAGGGGCAGTTTTTGCTGGCAATAGGATTCCAGAAGGCGCTTTGCCGCTTGCACAAGCTTATGCGGGGCATCAATTCGGTCATTTTACAATGCTAGGGGATGGCCGGGCTTTGCTTCTTGGCGAGCAGATTACTCCATTAGGTGAAAGGATGGACATTCAACTAAAAGGTTCAGGTAGAACGCCGTATTCCCGCATGGGTGATGGTCGAGCAGCACTTGGACCCATGCTGCGTGAATATATTATCAGCGAAGCCATGCATGAACTAGGCATCCCAACTACCCGCAGCCTCGCAATAGTGACAACTGGTGAAGTTGTTGCTCGTGAAACTGACCGGACTGGCGCAATTTTGGCCCGTGTAGCTAGCAGCCACCTGCGCGTTGGCACTTTTCAGTACGCTTCAAAATGGGGCAGTATTGATGATCTACGGGCTCTCGCTGATTATACAATAAAACGGCATTTCCCGGAAATTGACGCTGATGAAAACCGCTATCTTTCGCTGCTTCGAGGGGTGATTAAGCGTCAGGCAAGGCTAATTGGCAAATGGCAATTAGTTGGGTTTATTCACGGGGTGATGAATACCGATAATATGGCTATTAGCGGGGAAACCATTGATTATGGCCCGTGTGCCTTCATGGATGCCTATGACCCAGCTACTGTATTCAGTTCTATTGATATCAAAGGTCGGTATGCTTATGGCAATCAGCCCCGTATTGCCGAGTGGAATCTTGCGCGTTTTGCTGAGTCTATATTACCGCTGTTGGCTGAAGACCAGTCTAAGGCTGTTAAGCTGGCCCAGGAGGCTATCGAAGATTTTGCGGACTTGTATCACGGTAATTGGCTAGCAGGAATGAGAGCAAAACTGGGACTATTTAACCAAGAGGAAAAGGACCAATCCCTTATTGAAGACCTTTTGAATATGATGAAGAAACATAAAGCAGACTTTACAAATACTTTCCGCGCTTTAACTTTTAATACTCTGCAAGATCCAGTCTTGTTCATGATGCCGGAATTTACTGAATGGCACTATCGATGGCAACAAAGACTCGACAGACAACAGGAATCGAAAGAATTGTCACAGCAGTTGATGAAGGATAATAATCCGGCCATAATACCTAGAAATCATCGGGTTGAAGCTGCATTAGAAAGGGCAGTTGAAAAAGGTGATTATAGCGTAATGAAACGGTTGCTTTCATTGCTGGCAGATCCTTACAAGCATACCGTCGAACAGGCCGAATATTCAACGCCGCCTGCGCCGTCACCCTTCCCTTACCGCACTTTTTGCGGTACCTGAAGAAAAAGCAGAAAAATGAGAAGCAGTTGTCCAGCCGTTACTTCGACATGCGTTGTATCTTGCTGGAAAGTAACAATCTTCATTGATACAGAATATATAAAAGGGAATCAGACTCGCAGCGCTGATTCCCTTTTAAAATGAGCTCAATATTATTATCACTAAGCCTTTTGAATAAAGGAGGAAGTGTTTTGATTATAAAAAATGAAGAAAATACAAACAACGATCTATCTGCAATTATGGTTATTTTTGGCGGGACAGGAGATTTAACGCATAGAAAGCTGATGCCGGCACTATATAACCTAGTTAAGGATAAATTGCTGCCGGAGAACTTCGCGGTAGTAGCAGTAGGGAGAAAGGAAAAAACGCAGGAGCAATATAGAAGTGAAGTACTTGACTCTCTAAAAAAGTTCTCCAGAAGCGGAATAGAAGAGAGCTACTGGATAAGATTACAGAGTTTAATCTATTATATACAGTTTGATTTTACGGATCAGGCAGGATATTTAAGGCTAAGAAGTTTTTTAGAAGAATTAGATGAAAAGGCTCATATTGGAGGAAACAGGGTTTTCTACCTTGCTGTTGCGCCCGAGCATTTTGAAACGATTGTACACGGTATTCACAAAAGTTATTTGGCTGACAACAAAGGGGCTTGGAATAGGTTAATTATTGAAAAGCCGTTTGGCAAGGACTTAGTTACGGCCCAACGACTAAACAATAAGTTGGTAGATGCTTTTGCTGAAGATAGCATCTACAGGATAGATCATTATCTTGGTAAGGAAATGATACAAAATATCATGGTTTTAAGATTCTGTAATTCTGTTTTTGAGTCATTATGGAGCAATAAATTTATCGACAATATTCAAATTTCATTAAATGAGAAAGACGGAGTCGGAACCAGGGGCGGATATTATGAAAATTCAGGCGCACTGCGAGACATGGTTCAGAATCATATCGTCCAGATTCTATCGTTGGTTGCCATGGAACCACCCGTCGATCTTAAAACCAACTCTATTAGGACTGAAAAGTTAAAGGTTATTCAAGCTATAGAAGAACTAACGCCTGAACTTCTTAGGGATAATGTTGTATTTGGTCAGTACGGAAAAGGCATTATCGATGGTACACTTGTTCCTGCTTATAGAGATGAGGAGAAGGTACCGCAAAATTCCGACACCGAAACTTTTGTAGCCTTAAAACTTCACATTAACAATTTCAGATGGGCAGGAACTCCATTTTATATTCGGACAGGAAAAAGGTTGGGCGAAAAATCAGCGGAAATTGTCGTTCAATTCAAATCACTGCCAAAGATTCTTTATTTTAAACAACGGTATATTCAGGAGCCAAACCTATTAGTCATAAGGATACAACCTACCGTCGGCGTTTTTTTTCAATTTAATACTAAAGATTTTCGTACACATGACAATATAATGGCGGCCAAAATGGATACAGGTTATACAAATCATACAGCTGGAAACACGCCCGAAGCGTACGAACGACTGCTTTTCGATATATTACGCGGAGATGCTACTCTTTTTTCTAGATGGGATGAGGTAGAAGCTTCATGGAAATTTGCTGATAGGATTATTGAATACAGGGAGCAGAAAAGGCTTAATTTTCCCAATTATGAGGCAGGAACGATGGGACCGGTAAAGGCGTTTGAACTGTTAGCGCGGGACGGCAGACAATGGTGGAATATCTAAGGGGGTCAAAGAATGGAAGTATACGATATTTCTATGAGCATTTATAACGATATGCCTGTTTATAAGGGCAGGGTATTGAAAAGGCCTGTTATTACAGTCGTAAGTGATTTTGGATCAGGAAGTGTCTATGAAACAAAACTGGAAATGAATATGCATACAGGAACTCATATTGACGCGCCGCTGCATATCTTTCCGCAGGGCGGGACGATTGATAAGCTCGACCTGCATAAAGTTGTTACGCGATGCAAAGTTTTTGATTTTACGCATGTTGAAGAAAAGATATCACAAGAGCACTTGATGGCAAAAGACATACAGGAAGGAGATTTTATCCTCTTAAAGACGAGAAACTCATATCTTGACATTTTAGAAGGTGAGTTTGTTTATCTTGATTACTCAGGGGCAGAGTATCTTAGCAATAAAAAAATTATAGGGGTTGGTATTGATGCTTTAGGTATTGAGCGAAACCAGCCGAAGCATGACACGCACAAAGCACTGCTAGGTGCAGGCATAATCATTCTGGAAGGGCTTTGGCTGCGGGAAATTGCCGAGGATGAATATTTGTTAGCTGCAGCTCCGCTTCGAGTACTTGGAGCCGAGGCGGCACCGGTGAGAGCTCTCCTTATAAAGAATTTGAAAATATAACAAAGAAGGAGTAGAGACGACCCTACTCCTTCTTGCACTAATATTTTAGCTCTCGAACTAATCTCATTCCGTTTAGTGTTACTAATATTGCCGCACCCGTATCAGCAAACACCGCCATCCATAGATTTGAAATACCAAATATAGTCAGTATGAGAAAGACTGCTTTAATAATGATCGAAAACCAGATGTTCTGTTTGATAATATTAACGGTCTTACGGCCAAGCTGAATAACGTAACTTAGCTTGCTTAGATCATCAGCCATTAGCGCAATGTCAGCAGTTTCCAAAGCTGTATCCGACCCTGCCACCCCCATGGCTACTCCAATGTCAGCAGCAGCAAGGGCAGGAGCATCATTTACGCCATCACCTACCATGAGTACATTTCCATAGTGCTCGCCAATCTTTTTTACTGTTCTTACCTTATCCTCTGGCAGAAGTTCACTGTAGAAAGAGTCAAGCTTTAGCTTTTCAGAAATAGCTTTGGCAACGCGATTATTATCGCCTGTTAGCATAGATATAAATTGTATACCGGCGTCTCTTAGCGTTTGCACGGCGTCGGAGCTATTCTCCCGCAGGACGTCTGCTACGGCAATTATACCATATAAATTTTCACCGGTGCCTAACAGGACTACAGTTTTACTTTGAGATTCGAGATCGTTTAACAGCGGTTCAATAATATTAACTTGATGGCCAATATCTTCAAACAGGCGTAGATTTCCGAGATAGATAGTTTGATTATAAACATCAGCTTGGACGCCTTTGCCGACTAGAGCTTTGAAATTCTTAACGGGTGGAGTGGGCAAGTTATCAACTTTTCGAACAATCGCTTGAGCTACAGGGTGTTCGGAATATCGCTCAATAGCAGCTGCAATCGCCAGTATTTCACTTTGTGCAAGATTATTGTAAGCGATAATATCGGTGACGGTTGGGTGTCCTTTTGTAAGTGTGCCTGTTTTATCGAGCGCTACGGCCCGTATAGATTCCATTTTTTCAAGGTATGCACCGCCCTTAATCAACACCCCATGACGTGAGGCATTACCAATTGCCGATACGATCGAAACAGGGGTTGATATTACCAGGGCGCAGGGGCATGAAATAACTAATAAAACTAATGCTCGATAAAACCAAACATCAAAAGCTTGACCAAAGAACAGCCAAGGAACTATAGAAATGCCTAACGCCAATATCATAACAGCGGGGGTATAGTATTTGGCAAATCTGTCAACAAATTGTTGTGAAGGAGCTTTCTTGGCTTGGGCTTCCTCGACTAAGTACATTATTTTTGAAAGCGTTGAATCTTGAGATAGCTTAGTCACAGAGATTTCCAGGCTCCCATGTTCATTTACTGTGCCGGCGTAAACGATATCTCCCGGATGTTTTTCAACAGGCATTGACTCACCTGTAATAGTAGCTTGATTGACACTGGATACTCCATTAATAACGTCGCCATCCATTGGAATTTTTTCGCCGGGCTTAACAATAATTACATCGCCTACTCTTATTTCTTCGATAGGAAGAAGTTCTTCTAGGCCATTTCGGCGAACTATTGCCTCAGGAGGCGCTAATTCCATTAAGGATTTGATAGATTGGCGAGTTTTATCCATTGTATAGGCCTGCAGTGTGTTGCCTAAAGAAAACAAAAAAACTACAGTAGCGGCTTCATTCCATTGTCCTATAGCAGCAGCTCCG
This portion of the Veillonellaceae bacterium genome encodes:
- a CDS encoding uracil-DNA glycosylase, which codes for MNEIFAILPEDCVPNDAEGCSRCELAAQRKRIIWGEGQPGAPIMVLLDNPGAREDKTGASFVCGSRKTLQSLAQQSGINLDRLYITYVVKCRPLRSYNKRHARMTCIEYFYEQVKDHKPKVILCLGNVALQTLFDDDSAEVKKFRGQWHLWNGLPLAVSYHPLAIMRRPNLFPYAILDWEIVAKKIGNL
- a CDS encoding DoxX family protein; the encoded protein is MKYFMQLLMHFLSSYRDFGLLVFRLVLGGMFMWHGWPKIIGGPEKWSGLGSAMATFGIEFAPAAWGFMSGFAEFVGGALFALGLFYRLASLLLFVNMMVAFVSQMAAGKGLAKASQSLEAGVSFFAALFVGPGKYSIDYYLEFEKDPKRSSRFLR
- a CDS encoding OsmC family protein; its protein translation is MATVQTKYLGGLRTESVHLQSGSKLITDAPTDNHGKGEAFSPTDLMVTAYGACVLTIMGIAAQTHGFSIDGAEVQTTKVMGTNPRRIVELISEFTLPHNNYSAKEKKIIELTAKECPAHNSLHPDLKKTVTFKYLPNT
- a CDS encoding YdiU family protein: MTNGAVIKEGWNFDNSYVRLPNTFFTILNPTPVPSPKLVFFNKPLAASLGLNIQALESDDGGAVFAGNRIPEGALPLAQAYAGHQFGHFTMLGDGRALLLGEQITPLGERMDIQLKGSGRTPYSRMGDGRAALGPMLREYIISEAMHELGIPTTRSLAIVTTGEVVARETDRTGAILARVASSHLRVGTFQYASKWGSIDDLRALADYTIKRHFPEIDADENRYLSLLRGVIKRQARLIGKWQLVGFIHGVMNTDNMAISGETIDYGPCAFMDAYDPATVFSSIDIKGRYAYGNQPRIAEWNLARFAESILPLLAEDQSKAVKLAQEAIEDFADLYHGNWLAGMRAKLGLFNQEEKDQSLIEDLLNMMKKHKADFTNTFRALTFNTLQDPVLFMMPEFTEWHYRWQQRLDRQQESKELSQQLMKDNNPAIIPRNHRVEAALERAVEKGDYSVMKRLLSLLADPYKHTVEQAEYSTPPAPSPFPYRTFCGT
- a CDS encoding glucose-6-phosphate dehydrogenase, whose product is MSSILLSLSLLNKGGSVLIIKNEENTNNDLSAIMVIFGGTGDLTHRKLMPALYNLVKDKLLPENFAVVAVGRKEKTQEQYRSEVLDSLKKFSRSGIEESYWIRLQSLIYYIQFDFTDQAGYLRLRSFLEELDEKAHIGGNRVFYLAVAPEHFETIVHGIHKSYLADNKGAWNRLIIEKPFGKDLVTAQRLNNKLVDAFAEDSIYRIDHYLGKEMIQNIMVLRFCNSVFESLWSNKFIDNIQISLNEKDGVGTRGGYYENSGALRDMVQNHIVQILSLVAMEPPVDLKTNSIRTEKLKVIQAIEELTPELLRDNVVFGQYGKGIIDGTLVPAYRDEEKVPQNSDTETFVALKLHINNFRWAGTPFYIRTGKRLGEKSAEIVVQFKSLPKILYFKQRYIQEPNLLVIRIQPTVGVFFQFNTKDFRTHDNIMAAKMDTGYTNHTAGNTPEAYERLLFDILRGDATLFSRWDEVEASWKFADRIIEYREQKRLNFPNYEAGTMGPVKAFELLARDGRQWWNI
- a CDS encoding cyclase family protein, with the translated sequence MEVYDISMSIYNDMPVYKGRVLKRPVITVVSDFGSGSVYETKLEMNMHTGTHIDAPLHIFPQGGTIDKLDLHKVVTRCKVFDFTHVEEKISQEHLMAKDIQEGDFILLKTRNSYLDILEGEFVYLDYSGAEYLSNKKIIGVGIDALGIERNQPKHDTHKALLGAGIIILEGLWLREIAEDEYLLAAAPLRVLGAEAAPVRALLIKNLKI
- the cadA gene encoding cadmium-translocating P-type ATPase translates to MDEANGYTCSCCCGILENQKLSEELAAADANFISETLTVKNLDCADCAAKVEKAIRRLDGIADAQLSFPTGKMKVVYDGTRQTTASIEKVVANLGYPVEVINASHDFPGFCKSVFIITGLDCGDCAAKLEKKINGIAGVKTATVNFGAGKLTVEHTNSASDLLKAIQEAGYQGELEGKKQSITEAAKGWWHNARLLATVIAGTLLAAVSISDLLGLDENILLPIYILTLVIGGYHTARSGFYSLKSLTFDMNFLMSIAVLGAAAIGQWNEAATVVFLFSLGNTLQAYTMDKTRQSIKSLMELAPPEAIVRRNGLEELLPIEEIRVGDVIIVKPGEKIPMDGDVINGVSSVNQATITGESMPVEKHPGDIVYAGTVNEHGSLEISVTKLSQDSTLSKIMYLVEEAQAKKAPSQQFVDRFAKYYTPAVMILALGISIVPWLFFGQAFDVWFYRALVLLVISCPCALVISTPVSIVSAIGNASRHGVLIKGGAYLEKMESIRAVALDKTGTLTKGHPTVTDIIAYNNLAQSEILAIAAAIERYSEHPVAQAIVRKVDNLPTPPVKNFKALVGKGVQADVYNQTIYLGNLRLFEDIGHQVNIIEPLLNDLESQSKTVVLLGTGENLYGIIAVADVLRENSSDAVQTLRDAGIQFISMLTGDNNRVAKAISEKLKLDSFYSELLPEDKVRTVKKIGEHYGNVLMVGDGVNDAPALAAADIGVAMGVAGSDTALETADIALMADDLSKLSYVIQLGRKTVNIIKQNIWFSIIIKAVFLILTIFGISNLWMAVFADTGAAILVTLNGMRLVRELKY